The following are from one region of the Bradyrhizobium sediminis genome:
- a CDS encoding TetR/AcrR family transcriptional regulator has translation MSIPRTSRGTPPKPAHRRRGEKAAASKAARPASPKTAPPKAPANRAERAAERRAAIIEAALDEFIARGFTATRLDDVARRAGVAKGTIYLHFKDKESMFEELIRTALVPMINRLHAPPPIGGSVRDMIEGFAQNFIREVATTRRGDIVRLIVAEGPRFPAVADFYYREVVSRGLAGMRALIELGIARGEIRQKDLARFPQIMVAPALIAVIWQSLFSRHAPLDAIEMFRVHLDLIFGERRTA, from the coding sequence ATGTCAATCCCGAGAACCAGCCGCGGAACCCCGCCGAAGCCGGCCCATCGCCGGCGCGGGGAGAAGGCCGCCGCGTCGAAGGCCGCACGGCCTGCTTCGCCAAAGACCGCGCCGCCCAAGGCTCCAGCGAACCGGGCGGAGCGCGCGGCGGAACGGCGCGCGGCCATCATCGAGGCGGCGCTGGACGAGTTCATCGCGCGCGGATTTACCGCAACGCGCCTCGACGACGTCGCGAGAAGGGCCGGGGTCGCCAAGGGCACCATCTACCTGCACTTCAAGGACAAGGAATCGATGTTCGAGGAACTGATCCGGACCGCGCTGGTGCCGATGATCAACCGGCTGCATGCGCCGCCGCCGATCGGCGGCTCGGTGCGCGATATGATCGAGGGCTTTGCCCAGAATTTCATCCGCGAAGTCGCGACCACGCGCCGCGGCGACATCGTGCGCCTGATCGTCGCCGAAGGTCCGCGCTTTCCGGCGGTGGCCGACTTCTACTACCGCGAGGTGGTTTCGCGCGGCCTTGCCGGCATGCGCGCGCTGATCGAGCTCGGCATTGCGCGTGGCGAAATCCGGCAGAAGGATTTGGCGCGCTTTCCGCAGATCATGGTGGCGCCCGCGCTGATCGCGGTGATCTGGCAGAGCCTGTTCAGCAGGCACGCGCCGCTGGATGCGATCGAGATGTTTCGGGTCCATCTCGACCTGATTTTTGGCGAACGGAGGACGGCATGA
- a CDS encoding HlyD family secretion protein, with protein MTPSRTSLSILAALALAAVLAGCNERRDPGYQGWVEADMIFVSPDESGRVTKLNVREGDEVKAGAPLYSVDDDLQRADLNQTNATLANAQQTYDRAASLSKTGSGTQANLDAAISALRVAEARVNTSQTRLARRSGFAPVGGSIQQIYFREGEMVPAQRPVLSIMPPGNMKLRFFVPEGDLPKLAVGDEVRVTCDNCAADLTAKIYFIATQAEYTPPVIYSLEERNKLVYLIQARPSRPDSLRVGQPISVYLGARTPVADKR; from the coding sequence ATGACCCCGTCGCGAACGAGCCTATCCATTCTGGCGGCGCTGGCGCTGGCGGCGGTGCTGGCCGGCTGCAACGAGCGCCGGGATCCCGGTTACCAGGGCTGGGTCGAAGCCGACATGATCTTCGTCAGCCCCGACGAATCCGGCCGCGTGACCAAACTGAACGTGCGCGAGGGCGACGAGGTCAAGGCCGGCGCGCCGCTCTATTCCGTGGATGACGATCTGCAAAGGGCCGATCTCAACCAGACCAATGCCACGCTCGCCAACGCGCAGCAGACCTACGACCGCGCCGCCTCGCTGAGCAAGACCGGCTCGGGGACGCAGGCCAATCTCGACGCCGCCATCTCCGCGCTGCGGGTGGCGGAAGCCCGGGTCAACACCTCGCAGACACGGCTGGCGCGCCGCAGCGGCTTTGCGCCGGTCGGCGGCTCCATCCAGCAGATCTACTTCCGCGAGGGCGAGATGGTGCCGGCGCAGCGGCCGGTGCTGTCGATCATGCCGCCCGGCAACATGAAGCTGCGCTTCTTCGTGCCGGAAGGGGATCTGCCGAAGCTTGCCGTTGGCGACGAGGTCCGCGTGACCTGCGACAACTGCGCCGCCGATCTCACCGCAAAGATCTATTTCATCGCGACCCAGGCCGAATACACCCCGCCCGTGATCTATTCGCTCGAGGAGCGCAACAAGCTCGTCTATCTGATCCAGGCGCGGCCGAGCCGGCCCGATAGCTTGCGCGTCGGCCAGCCGATCAGCGTCTATCTCGGCGCCAGGACGCCGGTGGCGGACAAGCGATGA
- a CDS encoding ABC transporter ATP-binding protein: MTAAPVHAADIAIDVHGLSKSFGGREVVHDLSMQVRRGTIYGFLGPNGSGKTTTIRMLCGLLTPDSGEGTCLGYDIRRDADRIKRQVGYMTQRFSLYQDLSVRENLEFVARLYGMADARGSAADMIKRLGLNGREEQLAGNLSGGWKQRLALGACTLPNPQLLLLDEPTAGVDPKARRDFWNEIHALAADGLTVLVSTHYMDEAERCHEIAYIAYGYLLAHGTVDEVIAKSALSTWTVSGDDLNGLSSALTGKPGVDMVAPFGTSLHVSGRDRAALEATIAPYRDNKGLNWQHSEPSLEDVFIELMTRSKDNFQ, encoded by the coding sequence ATGACCGCGGCGCCCGTCCACGCAGCCGACATCGCGATCGACGTCCACGGCCTGTCCAAATCCTTCGGCGGCCGCGAGGTGGTGCATGACCTCTCGATGCAGGTCAGGCGCGGCACCATCTACGGCTTCCTCGGTCCCAACGGGTCCGGCAAGACCACCACCATCCGCATGCTCTGCGGCCTGCTGACGCCCGACAGCGGTGAGGGGACTTGCCTGGGCTACGACATCCGCCGCGACGCCGACCGGATCAAGCGCCAGGTCGGCTACATGACGCAGCGTTTCTCGCTGTACCAGGATCTGTCGGTGCGCGAGAATCTGGAATTCGTCGCGCGGCTCTATGGCATGGCCGATGCACGCGGCTCTGCGGCCGACATGATCAAGCGGCTCGGCCTCAACGGCCGCGAGGAGCAACTCGCCGGCAACCTCTCCGGCGGCTGGAAGCAGCGGCTGGCGCTCGGCGCCTGCACGCTGCCCAATCCGCAATTGCTGCTGTTGGACGAGCCGACCGCCGGCGTCGACCCCAAGGCGCGGCGCGATTTCTGGAACGAGATCCATGCGCTGGCGGCCGACGGGCTAACGGTGCTGGTCTCCACCCACTACATGGACGAGGCGGAGCGCTGCCACGAGATCGCCTATATCGCCTATGGCTATCTGCTGGCGCACGGCACCGTCGATGAGGTGATCGCCAAGTCGGCGCTGTCGACCTGGACGGTGTCGGGCGACGACCTCAACGGGCTCTCGTCGGCACTCACAGGCAAGCCCGGCGTCGACATGGTGGCGCCGTTCGGCACCTCGTTGCATGTCTCCGGCCGCGACAGGGCGGCGCTCGAGGCCACCATCGCGCCGTACCGCGACAACAAGGGATTGAACTGGCAACACAGCGAGCCGTCGCTGGAGGATGTGTTCATCGAACTGATGACGCGCTCGAAGGACAATTTCCAATGA
- a CDS encoding ABC transporter permease, with amino-acid sequence MSVAEAPDHSRDSKEPRFGFWRRSFAMVVKEFIQLRRDRVSFAMIVMIPVMQLLLFGFAINTTPRNLPTAVLLQEDSDLARSILKALENTAYFRFTREVHDVAEFDNLLLSGKVLFGVEIPRGFERAVRRGDHPALLVAADATDPVAAGSAMSALNMVVQTALQHDLHIGDPSLPPFEIRTHARYNPAASSRLNIVPGLVGTILTMTMLIFTALSVTRETERGTMESLLSMPITPVEVMLGKILPYVLVGFIQAILIISIGVLLFGVPVNGSLTLLALLSTLFITTNLAIGYTFSTIAQNQLQAMQMSIMFFLPSILLSGFMFPFAGMPVWAQYIGEGLPLTHYLRIVRAIMLKGATLPNLQYDAIALLALMLLAMTIAVLRFRRTLD; translated from the coding sequence ATGAGCGTCGCCGAGGCCCCCGATCACAGCCGCGACAGCAAGGAGCCAAGGTTCGGCTTCTGGCGGCGCAGCTTTGCGATGGTGGTCAAGGAATTCATCCAGCTCAGGCGCGACCGCGTCTCGTTTGCGATGATCGTTATGATCCCGGTGATGCAGCTGTTGCTGTTCGGCTTTGCCATCAACACTACGCCGCGCAACCTGCCGACCGCGGTGTTGCTGCAGGAGGACAGCGATCTCGCGCGCTCGATCCTGAAGGCGCTGGAGAACACCGCCTATTTCCGCTTCACCCGCGAGGTGCACGATGTTGCCGAGTTCGACAACCTGTTGCTGTCGGGCAAGGTGCTGTTCGGCGTGGAAATTCCGCGCGGCTTCGAGCGCGCGGTGCGGCGCGGCGATCACCCGGCGCTATTGGTCGCCGCCGACGCCACCGATCCGGTGGCTGCGGGCTCGGCGATGTCGGCGCTCAACATGGTGGTGCAGACGGCGTTGCAGCACGACCTGCACATTGGCGATCCGTCTTTGCCGCCGTTCGAGATCCGCACCCATGCCCGTTACAATCCGGCGGCGTCGTCACGGCTGAATATCGTGCCCGGGCTGGTCGGCACCATCCTGACCATGACCATGCTGATCTTCACGGCGCTGTCGGTGACGCGCGAGACCGAGCGCGGCACCATGGAAAGCCTGCTGTCGATGCCGATCACCCCGGTCGAGGTGATGCTCGGCAAGATATTGCCCTATGTGCTGGTGGGCTTCATCCAGGCCATCCTGATCATCAGCATCGGCGTGCTGCTATTCGGCGTGCCCGTCAACGGCAGTCTCACGCTGCTGGCGCTGCTCTCGACCCTGTTCATCACCACCAATCTGGCGATCGGCTACACCTTTTCGACCATCGCGCAGAACCAGCTGCAGGCGATGCAGATGTCGATCATGTTCTTTCTGCCCAGCATCCTGCTGTCGGGCTTTATGTTTCCGTTCGCCGGCATGCCGGTATGGGCGCAATATATCGGTGAAGGCCTGCCGCTGACGCACTACTTGCGGATCGTGCGGGCCATCATGCTGAAGGGCGCGACGCTGCCGAATCTGCAATACGATGCCATCGCGCTGCTGGCGCTGATGCTGCTGGCGATGACGATCGCGGTGTTGCGCTTCCGCCGCACGCTCGATTGA
- a CDS encoding DUF488 domain-containing protein, with protein MVRKAMARKSNRLFTIGYEQTPAKAVLDELEQAGVKLLVDVRAVAASRRPGFSKNQLAAGLDERGISYLHLRGLGTPKDGRDAARSGRFDALHKIYARHLKTPQAREELDELSALVKKSGPVCILCYERDHRECHRQWIAEIIEQRDGVRIENLAARQV; from the coding sequence ATGGTACGCAAAGCTATGGCACGCAAGTCCAACCGCCTCTTCACCATCGGCTATGAACAGACGCCCGCCAAGGCGGTGCTCGACGAACTCGAGCAGGCCGGCGTGAAGCTGCTGGTGGACGTGCGCGCGGTCGCGGCCTCCCGCCGCCCCGGTTTTTCCAAGAACCAACTCGCCGCCGGGCTGGACGAGCGCGGCATCTCCTACCTGCATCTGCGCGGACTCGGCACGCCCAAGGACGGCCGCGACGCGGCGCGCAGCGGCCGGTTCGACGCGCTGCACAAGATCTACGCCAGGCACCTGAAGACGCCGCAGGCGCGGGAGGAGCTCGACGAGCTCTCGGCGCTGGTGAAGAAATCCGGGCCGGTCTGCATCCTCTGCTACGAGCGCGATCACCGCGAATGCCACCGGCAATGGATCGCCGAGATCATCGAGCAGCGCGACGGGGTCAGGATCGAGAATCTGGCGGCGAGGCAGGTTTAG
- a CDS encoding Bug family tripartite tricarboxylate transporter substrate binding protein codes for MIRFRRSLAWIAAVLAPFALGAVAAQAQGSYPDRPVKIIVPIGPGGSYDLVGRYLADVLSKRMGQTFVVENKPGAGTVVGTQAAAQSEPDGYTLLVGGLSNMAFNSALYSKLAYQPLKDFVPVALVYKFGYVMVGRKDLPQASLKDIIAAAKAKPGSITVATAGVGTGQHLVAAAFMKAAGVKFLEVPYKGSPPAFTDLLAGRIDLFFDSIAAGLPYVRSGQARGIAVLSSKRSPLAADVPTMSEAGVPGLDVDSWLGIFVPAKTPPEAIARLRKEIRASLPDLKERFEKSGGEVWDLPDDKLNAFVASEYETWTRLIREAGIKLD; via the coding sequence ATGATCCGATTTCGCCGCTCGCTGGCATGGATCGCCGCTGTGCTTGCGCCGTTCGCGCTCGGTGCAGTGGCGGCGCAGGCGCAAGGCAGCTATCCCGACCGTCCCGTCAAGATCATCGTCCCGATCGGCCCGGGCGGCAGCTACGACCTGGTCGGCCGTTACCTCGCCGACGTGCTGTCGAAACGAATGGGCCAGACCTTCGTGGTCGAGAACAAGCCCGGCGCCGGCACCGTGGTCGGGACACAGGCTGCGGCGCAGAGCGAGCCGGACGGCTACACGCTCCTGGTCGGCGGGCTTTCCAACATGGCCTTCAATTCGGCGCTCTATTCGAAGCTTGCTTACCAGCCGCTGAAGGATTTCGTCCCGGTCGCACTGGTCTACAAGTTCGGCTATGTGATGGTCGGCCGCAAGGATCTGCCGCAGGCAAGCCTCAAGGACATCATCGCCGCGGCGAAGGCCAAGCCGGGCTCGATCACGGTGGCGACCGCGGGCGTCGGAACCGGCCAGCATCTGGTGGCGGCAGCCTTCATGAAGGCTGCCGGCGTGAAGTTCCTTGAAGTGCCTTACAAGGGCTCGCCGCCGGCCTTCACCGATCTGCTGGCGGGCCGCATCGATCTGTTCTTCGATTCGATCGCCGCGGGTCTTCCTTACGTGCGGTCGGGGCAGGCGAGGGGCATCGCCGTGCTGTCGTCGAAGCGCAGCCCGCTCGCGGCCGACGTGCCGACGATGTCGGAAGCCGGCGTGCCCGGGCTCGATGTCGACTCCTGGCTCGGCATATTTGTCCCCGCCAAGACCCCGCCGGAAGCGATTGCCAGATTGCGCAAGGAAATCCGCGCCTCGTTGCCGGACCTCAAGGAGCGCTTCGAGAAGAGCGGCGGCGAGGTGTGGGACCTGCCGGACGACAAGCTCAATGCCTTCGTCGCCTCCGAATACGAGACCTGGACCAGACTGATCCGCGAGGCCGGCATCAAGCTGGATTGA
- a CDS encoding DUF72 domain-containing protein: MTKAPKSASKSSGHIYIGVGGWTFAPWRGVFYPEKLTQAKELEYAASKLTSIEINGTYYGSQKPESFRKWAREVPDGFVFSLKGPRFATNRRVLAEAGDSIKRFYDSGVLELGDRLGPVLWQFAPTKKFDEADFGKFLELLPRSLEGRALRHVVEVRHDSFAVPDFIALLRRFETPVVFAEHGKYPAIADITGDFVYARLQKGNDELKTCYPPKALDAWAKRFQTWAGGGEPDELPRVDPKAAKKSPRDVFAYVIHEGKVRAPAGAMELIARVK; encoded by the coding sequence GTGACCAAGGCCCCGAAATCCGCCTCCAAATCCTCCGGCCATATCTACATCGGCGTCGGCGGCTGGACCTTTGCGCCGTGGCGCGGGGTGTTTTATCCGGAAAAACTGACGCAGGCGAAGGAGCTGGAATACGCCGCGTCGAAACTGACCTCGATCGAGATCAACGGCACCTATTACGGCTCGCAGAAGCCGGAAAGCTTCCGCAAATGGGCGCGCGAGGTGCCGGACGGGTTCGTGTTTTCGCTGAAGGGGCCGCGCTTCGCCACCAACCGGCGGGTGCTGGCGGAGGCCGGCGATTCGATCAAACGGTTCTACGATTCCGGGGTGCTGGAGCTCGGCGACCGGCTCGGTCCGGTGCTCTGGCAATTCGCGCCGACCAAGAAATTCGACGAGGCCGATTTCGGCAAGTTCCTCGAACTGTTGCCGCGCAGCCTCGAAGGCCGCGCGCTGCGCCATGTGGTCGAGGTGCGGCACGACAGTTTTGCCGTGCCTGACTTCATCGCGCTGCTGCGCCGGTTCGAAACGCCTGTCGTGTTCGCCGAGCACGGCAAGTATCCGGCGATCGCTGACATCACCGGCGATTTCGTCTATGCCCGGCTGCAGAAGGGCAATGACGAGCTGAAGACCTGCTACCCGCCGAAGGCGCTCGACGCCTGGGCCAAGCGCTTCCAAACCTGGGCCGGCGGCGGCGAGCCGGACGAACTGCCGCGGGTCGATCCCAAGGCTGCGAAGAAGTCGCCGCGCGACGTGTTCGCCTATGTCATCCACGAGGGCAAGGTGCGCGCACCGGCCGGCGCGATGGAATTGATCGCGCGGGTGAAGTGA
- a CDS encoding phasin family protein: MEAAATPTDTSPIGAVVSADTPPIGLQTIATAYSDYTMKSLEEARCFVEKLSGVRSLDKALEIQSEFARQAYETYAADSRKIRELYNDLVMKAFTPSKPPPAAR; encoded by the coding sequence ATCGAAGCAGCAGCCACGCCAACCGACACCTCGCCGATCGGCGCGGTCGTATCGGCGGACACTCCCCCGATCGGCTTGCAGACGATCGCGACCGCCTACAGCGACTACACCATGAAATCCCTCGAAGAGGCCCGGTGCTTTGTCGAGAAACTCTCCGGCGTGCGCTCGCTCGACAAGGCGCTCGAGATCCAGAGCGAATTCGCCAGGCAGGCTTACGAGACCTACGCCGCGGATTCGCGGAAGATTCGCGAACTCTACAACGACCTCGTCATGAAGGCGTTCACACCTTCGAAGCCGCCGCCGGCAGCACGCTAG
- a CDS encoding glycosyltransferase — protein MNEAIRPGPETLPQSAVAPRISVVVPTFNERDNVTTLYRRLEATFAGIPFEVIFVDDNSPDGTWEVVRGLARADTRVRCIRRIGRRGLSGACIEGILASSAPCAAVIDADLQHDETQLPKMLALLQSGEFDLVVGSRYIEGGSADSFNRQRAGASQLATEVAKRVLRVKIADPMSGFFMIRRDRFEQLAPQLSTQGFKILLDIVATAHGELRVKEVPFTFGTRLHGESKLDSMVALDFLGLVLAKLTNDVVSLRFLLFAMVGSIGLVVHLATLKIALDVFNVPFPHAQAAGAVVAMTSNFVLNNFLTYRDQRLKGFAILRGLLLFYLVCSVGLVANVGVAFSVYDQEPIWWLAGAAGALMGVVWNYAMSGLFVWRKR, from the coding sequence ATGAATGAAGCCATCAGACCGGGCCCCGAAACCCTGCCGCAATCAGCTGTTGCGCCCCGGATTTCGGTCGTCGTCCCCACCTTCAACGAGCGCGACAACGTCACCACGCTGTACCGGCGGCTGGAGGCGACGTTCGCCGGCATTCCCTTCGAAGTCATCTTCGTCGACGACAATTCCCCCGATGGAACCTGGGAGGTGGTGCGCGGCCTGGCGCGGGCCGATACCCGCGTCCGCTGCATCCGGCGGATCGGACGGCGCGGCCTGTCCGGCGCCTGCATCGAGGGCATCCTGGCTTCCAGCGCGCCGTGCGCCGCCGTGATCGACGCCGACCTGCAGCATGACGAGACGCAATTGCCGAAGATGTTGGCGCTTTTGCAAAGCGGTGAATTCGATCTCGTGGTCGGCAGCCGCTACATCGAAGGCGGCAGCGCCGACAGTTTCAACCGGCAGCGGGCCGGGGCCAGTCAGCTTGCCACCGAAGTCGCCAAGCGCGTGCTGCGGGTGAAGATCGCCGATCCCATGAGCGGCTTCTTCATGATCCGCCGCGACCGCTTCGAGCAACTGGCGCCGCAGCTCTCGACGCAGGGCTTCAAGATCCTGCTCGACATCGTCGCCACCGCGCACGGCGAACTGCGGGTCAAGGAAGTTCCCTTCACCTTCGGCACCCGGCTGCATGGCGAGAGCAAGCTCGATTCCATGGTGGCGCTGGATTTCCTCGGCCTCGTGCTGGCGAAGCTGACCAACGACGTCGTATCGCTGCGCTTCCTGCTGTTCGCGATGGTCGGCTCGATCGGCCTCGTCGTGCACCTGGCAACGCTGAAGATCGCGCTCGACGTTTTCAACGTGCCGTTTCCGCATGCGCAGGCGGCTGGCGCGGTCGTCGCCATGACCAGCAATTTCGTCCTGAACAATTTTCTCACCTATCGCGACCAGCGGCTGAAGGGCTTTGCGATCCTGCGCGGCTTGTTGCTGTTTTATCTGGTCTGCAGCGTCGGCCTCGTCGCCAATGTCGGCGTCGCGTTCTCGGTCTACGATCAGGAGCCGATCTGGTGGCTGGCGGGCGCGGCGGGTGCGCTGATGGGCGTGGTATGGAATTACGCGATGTCCGGGTTGTTCGTCTGGCGCAAGCGATGA
- a CDS encoding glycosyltransferase family 39 protein, giving the protein MSSNEARLARNTALTVLALVALRLVAAAWTPLTFDEAYYWMWSKHLAFGYYDHPPAVAFVIRAGTMIAGDTELGVRLASILLALPMSFAVYRTAAILFGGQRVAATATVLLNLTLMAAVGTLIVTPDAPLLVASSFVLFFLAKVLETGRGAWWLAVGAAVGTALLSKYTAMFFGAAILIWLLAVPKLRRWLVSPWPYLGGLVALAIFAPVILWNADHHWVSFIKQIGRARIEDFRPAFIGELVPTQVAFATPLVFILGAMGLHALVWRDAGAFAARMLVNTMFWTIVVYFIWHSLHARVEANWFAPVYPAFAIAAAVAAHLTRWDPRRQRLADFCLRWAAPSAIPMFMLLIVQADTGVLTGYRRDATVRSVGVGWRELAGEIEAVRVRTGATCVLAPDYGTTGWLAFYLPKGSCVVQPTQRIRWVNMPEPSEAQLSGKLLFVDEARPAGRRYLQQNYARAEKVAELTRKRGPLTVETYSLELLEFPKGSVLDRSPPPELQ; this is encoded by the coding sequence ATGAGTTCGAACGAGGCGCGACTCGCCCGCAACACGGCGCTTACGGTGCTGGCGCTGGTGGCGTTGCGGCTGGTCGCCGCCGCCTGGACGCCGCTGACCTTCGACGAAGCCTATTACTGGATGTGGTCGAAGCATCTGGCCTTCGGCTACTACGATCATCCGCCTGCGGTGGCGTTCGTGATCCGCGCGGGCACCATGATCGCGGGCGATACCGAGCTCGGCGTGCGGCTGGCCTCGATCCTGCTGGCGCTGCCGATGAGTTTTGCGGTGTACCGCACCGCCGCCATCCTGTTTGGCGGCCAGCGCGTGGCGGCGACCGCCACCGTCCTGCTCAACCTCACTTTGATGGCCGCGGTCGGCACCCTGATCGTCACGCCGGATGCGCCGCTGCTGGTGGCCTCGAGCTTCGTGCTGTTCTTTCTCGCCAAGGTGCTGGAGACCGGGCGCGGCGCCTGGTGGCTCGCCGTCGGGGCCGCGGTCGGCACCGCTCTGCTTTCAAAATACACTGCGATGTTTTTCGGCGCGGCGATCTTGATCTGGCTGCTGGCGGTTCCGAAATTGCGGCGCTGGCTGGTCTCGCCCTGGCCCTATCTCGGCGGGCTCGTGGCATTGGCGATCTTTGCCCCCGTGATCCTTTGGAACGCCGATCACCACTGGGTCTCCTTCATCAAGCAGATCGGCCGCGCCAGGATCGAGGATTTCAGGCCGGCCTTCATCGGTGAGCTGGTTCCGACCCAGGTCGCGTTTGCGACGCCCCTGGTATTCATTCTCGGCGCGATGGGGCTTCACGCCCTGGTCTGGCGCGATGCCGGAGCGTTCGCCGCGCGGATGCTGGTCAACACGATGTTCTGGACCATCGTGGTCTATTTCATCTGGCACTCGCTGCATGCCCGGGTCGAGGCCAACTGGTTCGCGCCGGTCTATCCGGCATTTGCGATCGCCGCCGCGGTCGCCGCGCATCTGACGCGATGGGACCCGCGCCGCCAGCGCCTTGCCGATTTCTGCCTGCGCTGGGCGGCGCCATCGGCGATCCCCATGTTCATGCTGCTGATCGTGCAGGCCGATACCGGCGTGCTGACGGGCTATCGCCGCGACGCCACCGTGCGCAGCGTCGGCGTCGGCTGGCGCGAACTGGCCGGCGAGATCGAGGCGGTGCGCGTCCGCACTGGCGCGACTTGCGTGCTGGCGCCGGACTACGGCACCACCGGATGGCTCGCCTTCTATCTGCCGAAAGGAAGTTGCGTGGTGCAGCCGACCCAGCGCATCCGCTGGGTCAACATGCCCGAGCCGTCCGAGGCGCAGTTGTCCGGCAAGCTGCTGTTCGTCGACGAGGCGCGGCCCGCCGGCCGCCGGTACTTGCAGCAAAATTATGCCAGGGCCGAGAAGGTCGCCGAACTCACGCGCAAGCGCGGCCCGCTCACCGTCGAAACCTATTCGCTCGAGCTGCTCGAATTCCCCAAGGGCAGCGTGCTCGACCGCTCGCCGCCGCCGGAGCTGCAGTAG
- a CDS encoding DUF899 family protein — protein sequence MSSSSLKVASHSILKPAAELARASGVRFPNESAEYRRARETLLAEEIELRRHIERVAAQRRALPPGGEVRKNYAFEGENGKASFADLFGDKDSLVVYSYMFGPQRERPCPMCTSLLSAWDGEVPDITQRVALAIVARSPIARLVAFKRERGWHHLPLYSDVSGEFSRDYHALTKDGGDDAAFNVFTRRREGNGVTIRHFWGGEMNGASADPGQDPRGAPDLMPLWTILDVTPEGRGADWYPKLNY from the coding sequence ATGAGCAGTTCCAGCCTGAAGGTCGCCAGTCATTCCATCCTGAAACCCGCCGCCGAGCTGGCGCGCGCCAGCGGCGTGCGTTTTCCCAACGAGAGCGCCGAATATCGCCGCGCCCGCGAGACGCTGTTGGCCGAGGAGATCGAACTCCGCCGCCACATCGAGCGCGTTGCCGCGCAGCGCCGCGCGCTGCCGCCGGGCGGCGAGGTCAGGAAGAATTACGCGTTCGAGGGCGAAAACGGAAAGGCGTCGTTCGCCGATCTGTTCGGGGACAAGGATTCGCTGGTCGTCTACAGCTACATGTTCGGCCCGCAGCGCGAGCGGCCGTGCCCGATGTGCACCTCGCTGTTGTCGGCATGGGACGGCGAGGTGCCGGATATTACGCAGCGCGTGGCGCTCGCCATCGTCGCGCGCTCGCCGATCGCGCGGCTGGTCGCATTCAAGCGCGAGCGCGGCTGGCATCATCTGCCGCTCTATTCCGATGTGTCCGGCGAATTCAGCCGCGACTATCACGCCTTGACGAAGGACGGCGGCGACGATGCGGCGTTCAACGTGTTCACGCGGCGCCGGGAAGGGAACGGTGTCACAATCAGGCATTTCTGGGGCGGCGAGATGAACGGCGCATCCGCCGATCCCGGCCAGGATCCGCGCGGCGCGCCCGATCTGATGCCGCTATGGACCATCCTTGACGTCACGCCCGAAGGCCGCGGCGCCGACTGGTATCCGAAGCTGAATTATTGA